The DNA sequence AAACGAATGAAGCAGCTCTATGAAACAAGTGAACTCTGCATTCCTATGTATTCCTTGCGCTACACTTGCTCGACCTGGATTGGGATTTCTCCTAAATCACAGAGAAACGCTAGAATGCTGAAATAAGTTGGACCTAATGCGGTTATTCACATTCAGAAGGAAAACTCCGAATGTCAAACTACTTGCAAGTGTACTAAAATTGATGGGTAAGATTGCTCACAAAGATGACCTTTTGAGGGTATCATAATACATCAAACGCCTTCAATTCAGACGGAACGAAGCACGTGGATGTTGTGGCTAAATAAGAATGCATATCATGTTCCAATCAAAGGGCGTATTCATTCCCTTTCAAACTATACATGTGCTGTGGCTTTTCTAAAAATGAATAGATATTGTTCTTTTGAGATATGTATTTCATTGTATTTTGAGCTAATTTGTAATGAGGGTGTGAAAATAAACCTCCTCGGAGTAAATTGGGTGCATGGTTTGGTTATAGCAGAGTTTGTCACAGTTTGTAACGGTACTCAGAATATCAGGTTGATAATACTAATATAAGTAGAGTGTAAAACTTCTCACAAACCCATGACCTTCTAAGCTATGAACAAAAATGGCCTTAGCTTTTAATACTAGTGCTTTACAATCCAGAAGTTCTGTACCAGTTCTTTTGATAATAACCATTCAGCAACTAAATCGGCTTATTGTCAAAACATAACCTTATCATTATCCAGTATTAAAATCAATAGTAGGATTAGTCTTGCATGGTCTTGAAGGCCTTTAAAAGGGAGTCAAACATGattcttgaaaaagaataagCTCAAAATAtagtaaattgaaaaattatgcAAGTGAGATGCAAGAGAGCTAGATCTCTCTTATCTTAAGGAGTAGTGCAAGTTAACCGCCATTGAATAGACTGTGTTTAATATCTGGATGACAAAAAACAATAGATGATATGCTAAGCAACTTCCTCAGATAAAGGAGTTCAAGAGGATGGCTTGGAATCAGCATTTGAGCAATTGACATTCTTCTAATCATATTTCATGAATATGTAaatattcatctttttccttATTCAACATGCGTAACATAACTTTCTAGTCATTTATTCTATGATAGATGAAGATAACCGCTTTTGCCATCTGAGCCATCCGACAACTTACTGTCAGACAAGTAAATAGGAACTTCATGTGGAAACTTGGCAATAAGTACCAATAGCATTAGGGCTATCTGATGTTAGAGTACCTTAACATTTTTCCTATGCTCTCTATTGATCTCTCTGATTGCCTGCTAAATGGTAAAATGCGTACTATACTGTAAATAGAGCAACTGTTTCCTACTGCATCAGTTCATCGAGACGGGAATAAAGAACATTATATTCCCATTTGATAATCTCACTTCCCCCTCGTTTGAAATTCGAAGGCCACAAAATGTTCAGGGCGAGAACTCGAGGAAGCAGCATGGGATTTCACTTCCATGTACATCCCACACACTTGAACACACCTGATTGTCCTGAGAAGCTTTCCCGGAAATCTCCATAGTGTGACGACAGCCAGGAAAGTTCATAACATGGACAAGCTCATCTGAGAAAGGTgtaacaacaacaccaacgaCGAGCTTCTTTCCGAATCACACTTGTGTTTAGGTTGTTGGGAGGGTGCATCTCATTGGCCCAGAGAATCTACTTATGCAAACTGTACAAGGACCCACAAGTTCCCTTCAAAATAGGCCACGACAGGTTCTATCGTGACTGAATTGGAGGACAACAAGACCACACAGATTAGGGTGAGTTCACCCAAGTTTCACCACAAACTGGATTCAGTGACGTTAATAGCTCGAGGTTTTCGCAGACACAACTGTCAAAATGTCCACTAAAGTCCAATTCAAGgatccaaatttcaacaaCATTGACGAATATCCTCCTCGTGCCACTGAGGATTTTGATGACGAGGAGTGCAGTGCCAAAATCAGTCAAAGGTCATGTCGGGCTTTGATTATCGGATCAATGCTGTCCTTTATTCACGTGTGCGGGATTTTGGTGTCCACTTACCTTCTAATCCGGAGAGTCTGTGAGCCCGACATGCCCGAAAAGCCCATCAACCACATATGCACCACTGCCCTCTTGTGTCCGTTGTACAAAGTGTTCTCTGGTCTCGCAGGAATATCCATACAACTTTCGGGCTCTGTGGTTGGCCTCACTGTCAATTTGTTTCTCGTGTTGGGCACTCTAAATGAGGCCGGGTGGGCCCTGCTGGTTTGGCTGGTGGCCTACGCCATAGGCATTTGTGGTTGTGTGTTTCTTTTTGCGGTCATGCTGCATCTTTTGGTGGAAAGACAATGGAACGAGAACGATGTGCACATTACCACCATGCTACTCACTTTGATTCCATTGCTGATGGCCGTGATTTACATGATCTTTTGGATGATCATCGTGAAATTGTGGAAACATTACAAAAATCGAGAGAACCAAATTTACATCTGCTATGATTGAGAAAAAGGGATAGATATAGTTCAATAATGTGACCTGTAAAGGAACGTGTTTTATGCAACATTGGTTACTACAGTTATTGCCACCACCTCATAAAACAACATATTTCTGAAAGGCTACGTCATCTCTAATTTGTTAACCATGATTTGGTCTCGCTATAAACAGTTAACTTTGTCAATGTTGAATCAGCCACTTTCGAGAAAAGTTAATTCAAGTTAATCAGAATTCGTACTTAGAAAAACTGTGGGCTAGGGTTTGCCAGAACCCTTCCAGAGGCAAGTAAACACCGGGCCGTTAAAATGGGcaggttttatttttttaatcaactGTACCTAGTTACAAAGTATGGAAAGAAAAGGTTAACCCGAGGTATTTACTATAACCACAGTTTTGGGAATCATGCAAAAAAGATTGATGAGCAGATCAAGGTATGGTAATGAATGCCGAGGAACAAAAATGAGAGTTTACTGTTGTGATgggaccaaatcaaatttcaaattcaaggttgccagaaaacgtggatagTGAGAATCACCCTCCTATTCCATCGTAACGCAGAAAGTCAAGTTTaaacaaaaagcaaccctggtttcatggaagaaaaatcaggcgTTCCGACAAAGTAACCCTGAAATCCATTAGTCAGCCTTACAGTGATGCcataggccattga is a window from the Tigriopus californicus strain San Diego chromosome 2, Tcal_SD_v2.1, whole genome shotgun sequence genome containing:
- the LOC131892723 gene encoding uncharacterized protein LOC131892723; the encoded protein is MSTKVQFKDPNFNNIDEYPPRATEDFDDEECSAKISQRSCRALIIGSMLSFIHVCGILVSTYLLIRRVCEPDMPEKPINHICTTALLCPLYKVFSGLAGISIQLSGSVVGLTVNLFLVLGTLNEAGWALLVWLVAYAIGICGCVFLFAVMLHLLVERQWNENDVHITTMLLTLIPLLMAVIYMIFWMIIVKLWKHYKNRENQIYICYD